One genomic window of Luteitalea pratensis includes the following:
- a CDS encoding YpdA family putative bacillithiol disulfide reductase: MQNRSEEQVVDVVVIGAGPVGLACAIEARHAGLTARVLDKGALVNSIVGYPARMEFFSTPDLIEIGGHPFPVQGYKPTREEGIEYYRGVTAREQVDVRLYEAVLAVHGSQGDFRIETSRGVHKSRNVIVATGFFDLPNRLGVPGDELPKLTHYYREPYPYVQQRVIVIGGKNSAAKAALDCYRHGAEVTMVIRGPSLSETVKYWIRPDLENRIKEGSIRTYFDSTVEEIREGVVLVRAPGGTIAVPNDFVLAMTGYRPDFPFLETLGITFASDEFRTPIFDETTFESARPGLFLAGTVCGGLKTNRWFIENGRFHARQIATHLAGQRTEAIPFASIHWKTEE; encoded by the coding sequence GTGCAGAACCGCAGCGAAGAGCAGGTCGTGGACGTAGTAGTCATCGGTGCCGGGCCCGTTGGCCTGGCGTGCGCCATCGAGGCGCGGCACGCGGGCCTGACCGCGCGTGTCCTCGACAAGGGCGCGCTGGTGAACTCGATTGTCGGCTACCCGGCCCGGATGGAGTTCTTCTCGACGCCGGACCTGATCGAGATCGGGGGCCATCCCTTTCCGGTACAGGGCTACAAGCCGACGCGCGAGGAAGGCATCGAGTACTACCGGGGCGTGACGGCGCGTGAGCAGGTGGACGTGCGGCTCTACGAAGCCGTGCTGGCGGTACACGGCAGCCAGGGCGATTTCCGCATCGAAACCTCCCGCGGAGTGCACAAGAGCCGGAACGTCATCGTGGCTACCGGCTTCTTCGACCTCCCGAACCGTCTCGGCGTGCCTGGCGACGAGCTTCCCAAGCTCACCCACTACTACCGGGAGCCCTATCCCTACGTGCAGCAGCGCGTCATCGTCATCGGCGGCAAGAACTCGGCCGCCAAGGCCGCGCTCGACTGCTATCGACATGGCGCCGAGGTGACCATGGTGATCCGGGGGCCGTCGCTCTCGGAGACCGTCAAGTACTGGATTCGACCCGACCTGGAGAACCGGATCAAGGAAGGGTCGATTCGGACGTATTTCGATTCCACCGTGGAGGAGATTCGCGAAGGCGTCGTGCTGGTGCGCGCACCCGGCGGAACCATCGCCGTGCCCAACGACTTCGTGCTCGCGATGACCGGTTATCGGCCCGACTTCCCGTTTCTCGAAACACTCGGCATCACCTTCGCCAGCGACGAGTTCCGGACCCCGATCTTCGACGAGACGACGTTCGAGAGTGCGCGGCCCGGCCTCTTCCTGGCAGGCACCGTCTGCGGCGGACTGAAGACCAACCGGTGGTTCATCGAGAACGGTCGGTTCCATGCGCGGCAGATCGCGACGCATCTCGCGGGGCAGCGCACCGAGGCGATCCCGTTTGCGTCGATTCATTGGAAAACGGAAGAGTGA
- a CDS encoding zinc ribbon domain-containing protein translates to MDKRRREIEAPVLDARAALDALNATIEDRQAQRRAGDRDVASAQQRLTKFKQQLMAVTNAREYEAVQHEIATVEGEMKVREDQTISLLFELDELTPQAEAAGRTLADRQDAAGVALAGEADETQRHRLELAAVEGSIAVLRPTIEAGALAIYDRAAKRYPLHAVADLIGELCVGCNVKNRHMITSEVRRGEKLIQCENCTRLLYAIKAAPGQAATPVRRSVGEGGAPPGT, encoded by the coding sequence GTGGACAAGCGGCGGCGCGAAATCGAGGCGCCCGTCCTTGACGCCCGCGCGGCACTCGACGCGCTCAACGCGACAATCGAGGACCGTCAGGCCCAGCGACGCGCCGGCGACCGCGATGTCGCGTCGGCCCAGCAGCGGCTGACCAAGTTCAAGCAGCAGTTGATGGCGGTGACAAACGCGCGCGAATACGAGGCCGTGCAGCACGAGATCGCCACCGTCGAAGGTGAAATGAAGGTACGTGAAGACCAGACCATCTCGCTGCTGTTCGAGCTGGACGAGCTGACACCCCAGGCCGAGGCCGCCGGCCGCACGTTGGCCGATCGCCAGGATGCCGCCGGGGTCGCGCTGGCCGGGGAAGCCGACGAGACGCAGCGCCACAGGCTCGAGCTGGCGGCGGTCGAGGGCAGCATCGCGGTCCTTCGACCGACGATAGAAGCGGGCGCTCTCGCCATCTACGACCGCGCCGCGAAGCGTTACCCGCTACACGCCGTGGCCGACCTGATCGGCGAGCTGTGCGTCGGCTGCAACGTGAAGAACCGACACATGATCACATCCGAGGTGCGCCGGGGCGAGAAGCTCATACAGTGCGAGAACTGCACCCGCCTGCTGTATGCGATCAAGGCGGCACCCGGGCAGGCCGCCACGCCTGTCCGCCGTAGCGTTGGCGAAGGCGGAGCGCCCCCGGGCACGTAG
- a CDS encoding PQQ-dependent sugar dehydrogenase: MEYQRSHFGSALFALLLNSAVPLLAHAQEGLERSALDDFRLVTVADGLEVPWAMAFLPGGDMLVTERAGRLRIVRNGQLVAEPVAGVPPVRAGGQGGLLDVVPHPRFAENRLIYLSYSKASPDGARNTTAVIRGRFDQDRLNSVEQVVEAQAWSDGEAHFGSRLAFDRQEYLFVTIGDRQVYPKGDLTTHPAQDLSTHHGKVLRLHDDGRVPADNPFVGRAGALPEIWSYGHRNEQGLVVDADTNEVWLTEHGPQGGDELNLVEAGRNYGWPVVGFGVMYRTGAAIHAATLRDGMEPPVHVWVPSIAPSGLVRYTGDKFPAWRGSFLAGALGGEQLVRLTLDGRRVINVEQIVQRRGRIRDVRESPDGFIYVAFESRTAGATTRIVRLEPVAR, translated from the coding sequence ATGGAGTACCAGCGTTCGCACTTCGGCTCGGCATTGTTCGCGCTCCTGCTGAACTCAGCTGTGCCTCTGCTTGCGCACGCGCAGGAGGGACTGGAGCGCTCGGCTCTGGACGACTTTCGTCTCGTGACCGTCGCCGACGGGTTGGAGGTGCCCTGGGCGATGGCCTTCCTGCCCGGCGGAGACATGCTGGTCACCGAGCGTGCCGGCCGACTCCGCATCGTTCGCAACGGCCAATTGGTGGCCGAGCCTGTCGCGGGGGTTCCTCCGGTACGCGCCGGCGGTCAGGGCGGCCTGCTTGACGTGGTGCCACACCCGCGGTTTGCCGAGAACCGTCTCATCTACCTCAGCTACTCGAAGGCCTCGCCCGACGGCGCCCGCAATACCACCGCCGTGATCCGTGGCCGCTTCGATCAGGACCGCCTGAATTCTGTGGAGCAGGTGGTCGAAGCGCAGGCCTGGTCCGACGGCGAGGCACACTTCGGGTCGCGTCTCGCCTTCGACCGGCAGGAATACCTGTTTGTGACCATCGGCGACAGGCAGGTCTACCCGAAGGGCGATCTGACGACGCATCCGGCGCAGGATCTCTCGACCCACCACGGCAAGGTCCTGCGGCTCCATGACGACGGGCGAGTGCCGGCCGACAACCCGTTCGTGGGCCGGGCGGGGGCGCTGCCGGAGATCTGGAGCTACGGTCACCGCAATGAACAGGGCCTGGTGGTGGACGCTGACACGAACGAGGTCTGGCTCACCGAGCACGGCCCGCAAGGCGGAGACGAGCTGAATCTCGTCGAGGCGGGCCGCAACTACGGTTGGCCGGTCGTCGGCTTCGGTGTCATGTATCGCACGGGCGCCGCCATCCACGCCGCCACGCTGCGTGACGGCATGGAGCCACCCGTCCACGTGTGGGTGCCGTCGATCGCGCCGTCAGGGCTGGTTCGGTATACCGGCGACAAGTTCCCTGCCTGGCGCGGGAGTTTCCTTGCCGGCGCGCTGGGCGGAGAGCAGCTCGTGCGCCTCACGCTCGACGGCCGTCGTGTGATCAACGTCGAGCAGATCGTCCAGCGTCGCGGGCGGATTCGCGACGTGCGAGAAAGCCCTGACGGCTTCATCTACGTGGCCTTCGAGAGCCGCACGGCGGGCGCAACGACCCGCATCGTCCGGCTCGAGCCAGTCGCTCGGTGA
- a CDS encoding ribonuclease HI family protein: MITAYTDGGARGNPGPAGYGVHILDGDDNTLAELVGPLGHATNNVAEYSGLIAALQWAVDHGHRRVRVRMDSELVIKQMRGEYKVKHATMQELHADAKRLIAKLERVTFEHVRREQNKVADGLSNQAMDIVEGKPPAEAPAAAAPAEPALLAPRAISIPRPPKPEQAGKGGRPSAPRFDFDLE, encoded by the coding sequence ATGATTACGGCGTACACGGATGGTGGCGCGCGAGGGAACCCCGGGCCGGCCGGCTACGGGGTGCACATCCTCGACGGGGACGACAACACACTGGCGGAACTGGTAGGGCCGCTCGGACATGCCACCAACAACGTCGCCGAATATTCGGGCCTGATCGCGGCCCTGCAATGGGCGGTGGACCACGGCCACCGGCGGGTCCGCGTGCGCATGGACTCCGAGCTGGTGATCAAGCAGATGCGCGGCGAGTACAAGGTCAAGCACGCGACGATGCAGGAGCTGCACGCGGACGCGAAGCGGCTGATCGCGAAGCTGGAGCGGGTGACGTTCGAGCACGTCAGGCGCGAGCAGAACAAGGTCGCCGACGGGCTCTCCAACCAGGCCATGGACATCGTCGAAGGCAAGCCACCGGCGGAAGCGCCGGCCGCGGCTGCCCCTGCCGAGCCGGCCCTGCTGGCGCCGCGCGCGATCAGCATCCCCCGTCCCCCGAAGCCGGAACAGGCCGGCAAGGGCGGGCGGCCGTCGGCGCCACGCTTCGATTTCGACCTGGAGTGA
- the pgeF gene encoding peptidoglycan editing factor PgeF, protein MSPFTWFETPWGPALRCEALEPHARHVFTGRGLDLPHADEGAGWETLSNWLGVESSHLWRLRQVHGITVHTEAVAPCDGTWPEGDLLATDQHDVALAVRTADCVPLLFADPRTGVVAAVHAGWRGTVAGAASRMVEVLAVTFGSRPEDLIAAIGPCVGPESYEVGQEVVDAFAAAWPHEAARGTWWVPRVPPGKYLLDLWTITRDQLAAARLDPANIHLAGLCTVRHAALLHSYRVDGSSAGRMVAAIRPVRTPA, encoded by the coding sequence ATGAGCCCTTTCACGTGGTTCGAGACGCCGTGGGGGCCGGCGCTGCGATGCGAAGCTCTCGAGCCGCACGCCCGCCATGTCTTCACCGGGCGCGGCCTCGACCTCCCGCATGCCGATGAGGGGGCGGGCTGGGAGACGCTCTCGAACTGGCTCGGCGTGGAATCGTCGCACCTCTGGCGGTTGCGGCAGGTACACGGCATCACGGTGCACACCGAGGCCGTGGCGCCATGTGACGGCACGTGGCCGGAGGGGGATCTGCTCGCCACCGACCAGCACGACGTGGCACTCGCCGTCCGTACGGCCGATTGCGTCCCGCTCCTGTTTGCCGATCCACGCACGGGCGTGGTCGCCGCCGTGCATGCCGGCTGGCGCGGAACCGTCGCTGGCGCCGCTTCTCGGATGGTGGAAGTACTTGCGGTGACGTTCGGGAGCCGGCCCGAAGACCTCATCGCTGCCATCGGCCCTTGTGTCGGGCCCGAGTCATACGAGGTCGGGCAGGAGGTCGTCGACGCGTTCGCCGCCGCGTGGCCGCACGAGGCCGCGCGCGGGACGTGGTGGGTCCCGCGGGTGCCGCCGGGCAAGTACCTCCTCGACCTGTGGACCATCACGCGCGACCAACTCGCCGCCGCGCGTCTGGATCCGGCCAACATCCACCTGGCGGGGTTGTGCACCGTGAGGCACGCGGCGCTGCTGCACTCGTATCGGGTCGACGGAAGTTCAGCGGGCAGGATGGTCGCCGCCATCCGGCCCGTGAGAACGCCGGCCTGA
- a CDS encoding radical SAM protein, which yields MKAQDLRDRARATLAREAGVLVKPHGQRIRVALAFPNTYHIGMSNLGFQTVYRLFNEMDDVVCERVFLPPRQELHDQRAAGLKLLTIESQTPVKAFDVFALSVSFEWDYPNVLTLLRLAGMPIYAAERQAGRDPLVVLGGAVTFVNPEPLALFADVIAAGEGEELVPTLVQRIREATGRESLLQALGQDRGFYVPSAWTPDYAADGTLRGMIGDPARGGAAPVKKAAVRTTDLLDPPHTQIFTPDTEFGSRFLIEVVRGCANLCRFCWAGYNYLPVRPFDTGRILSLAEAARPLAHKVGLVSIALCDHPDIELILERLAAMGYSISPASLRLDDLNESIVRRLVTSGERGVTIAPEAGSDRLRRVINKTFTNEEILDKANLLFANGVENLKLYFMIGLPTETDEDLVAMRDLTAQLRGIMLHHGRTRGRVGRIVASVNPLIPKPGTAYQWLPMEDPAITDKKAKRLKKLVADLDNVYFTVKSERHSYYQALMSLGDRRVAPAIDMVERNGGNWREAVEATGVDADFYIFRDRSQDTYLPWDVIDGGMKQSFFRNEFDKAMRAEWTLPPKRQQENARLLPVIS from the coding sequence ATGAAGGCGCAGGACCTCCGAGATCGGGCCCGGGCCACGCTGGCCCGCGAAGCCGGTGTCCTCGTGAAGCCACACGGGCAGCGGATCCGTGTGGCCCTTGCCTTCCCGAACACCTACCACATCGGGATGTCCAACCTGGGCTTCCAGACCGTCTACCGTCTCTTCAACGAGATGGACGACGTCGTCTGCGAGCGCGTATTCCTGCCACCTCGGCAGGAGCTGCACGACCAGCGCGCGGCCGGCCTCAAGCTGCTGACGATCGAGTCGCAGACCCCGGTGAAGGCGTTCGACGTCTTCGCCTTGTCGGTCTCGTTCGAGTGGGATTACCCGAACGTGCTGACGCTGCTGCGGCTCGCGGGCATGCCGATCTACGCCGCCGAGCGGCAGGCCGGGCGCGATCCGCTCGTTGTACTGGGCGGCGCGGTCACCTTCGTGAACCCGGAACCGCTGGCGCTGTTTGCCGACGTGATTGCCGCGGGTGAGGGCGAGGAACTGGTGCCGACCCTCGTTCAGCGCATCCGCGAGGCGACGGGACGCGAGTCGCTCCTCCAGGCGCTCGGACAGGACCGCGGCTTCTACGTGCCCTCGGCATGGACGCCGGACTACGCCGCTGACGGCACGCTGCGCGGGATGATTGGCGACCCGGCACGTGGCGGCGCCGCGCCCGTGAAGAAGGCGGCGGTGCGGACGACCGACCTGCTCGACCCGCCACACACGCAGATCTTCACCCCCGACACCGAGTTCGGCTCGCGGTTCCTCATCGAAGTCGTGCGCGGCTGCGCCAACCTGTGCCGATTCTGCTGGGCCGGATACAACTACCTGCCGGTGCGGCCGTTCGACACCGGTCGCATTCTCTCGCTGGCCGAGGCCGCACGGCCCCTCGCGCACAAGGTGGGCCTGGTGTCGATCGCCCTCTGCGATCACCCCGACATCGAGCTGATCCTCGAGCGGCTTGCTGCAATGGGCTACTCGATCAGCCCTGCTTCGCTGCGCCTCGACGACCTCAACGAGTCGATCGTCAGGCGACTCGTCACGAGCGGCGAGCGCGGTGTGACCATCGCACCAGAGGCGGGATCGGACCGGCTCCGCCGGGTGATCAACAAGACGTTCACGAACGAGGAGATTCTCGACAAGGCGAACCTGCTGTTTGCCAACGGCGTCGAGAACCTGAAGCTGTACTTCATGATCGGGCTGCCGACCGAGACCGACGAGGATCTCGTGGCGATGCGCGACCTGACCGCGCAACTCCGCGGCATCATGCTGCACCACGGCCGCACGCGCGGGCGAGTCGGGCGGATCGTGGCGAGCGTCAATCCGCTGATCCCGAAGCCGGGCACGGCCTACCAGTGGCTGCCGATGGAAGACCCGGCCATCACCGACAAGAAGGCCAAGCGCCTGAAGAAGCTGGTCGCCGATCTCGACAACGTCTATTTCACGGTGAAGTCCGAGCGGCACTCGTACTACCAGGCGCTCATGTCGCTCGGCGATCGACGCGTCGCCCCGGCGATCGACATGGTCGAGCGCAACGGCGGCAACTGGCGCGAGGCCGTGGAGGCCACCGGCGTCGATGCCGACTTCTACATCTTCCGCGACCGAAGCCAGGACACGTACCTGCCGTGGGACGTGATCGACGGCGGGATGAAGCAGTCGTTCTTCCGCAACGAGTTCGACAAGGCCATGCGCGCCGAGTGGACGCTGCCGCCCAAGCGCCAGCAGGAGAACGCCAGGCTCCTGCCCGTCATCTCCTGA